The Geoglobus acetivorans genome window below encodes:
- the fhcD gene encoding formylmethanofuran--tetrahydromethanopterin N-formyltransferase, with protein sequence MKVNGVEVEETFAEAFDIKIARVLITAYDYDWAHVAANEATGFGTSVIMCPAEAGIEKRALPSETPDGRPGYYIQICHMSKKGLEQQLLARLGQCVLTAPTTAVFNGLPDAEEKFDTGNKLRFFADGFEKQVDVGGRKMWAIPMMEGDFLIENDIGYVNGIAGGNFFIMGETQPSALAAAKAAVQAIADVEGVITPFPGGIVASGSKVGANKYKFLNATTNEKFAPSIREQVPETHVPEGVKAIYEIVINGISVEAIKEATRVGIEAATKIPGVVKITAGNYGGKLGKHLIHLNELF encoded by the coding sequence TTTTGATATAAAGATCGCGAGGGTCTTGATAACTGCCTACGACTACGACTGGGCTCACGTGGCCGCAAACGAGGCAACCGGTTTTGGAACTTCTGTGATCATGTGCCCTGCCGAGGCAGGAATCGAGAAAAGAGCCCTACCGTCTGAGACCCCGGACGGGAGACCGGGTTACTACATCCAGATCTGCCACATGAGCAAGAAGGGTCTCGAACAGCAGCTGCTTGCAAGACTCGGCCAGTGTGTTCTCACCGCACCAACAACAGCGGTGTTCAACGGCCTGCCTGATGCGGAAGAGAAGTTCGACACTGGAAACAAGCTCAGGTTCTTTGCCGATGGCTTTGAAAAACAGGTGGATGTTGGTGGCAGAAAGATGTGGGCAATCCCGATGATGGAGGGCGATTTCCTCATTGAAAATGACATAGGTTACGTTAACGGAATTGCAGGAGGAAACTTCTTCATAATGGGTGAAACCCAGCCTTCAGCTCTCGCTGCTGCAAAGGCAGCGGTTCAGGCCATTGCGGATGTTGAGGGAGTTATCACACCATTCCCTGGAGGGATAGTAGCTTCAGGTTCCAAGGTTGGAGCTAACAAGTACAAGTTCCTGAACGCAACAACCAATGAGAAGTTCGCGCCAAGCATAAGGGAGCAGGTTCCGGAAACCCACGTTCCAGAGGGCGTTAAAGCGATTTACGAAATCGTCATAAACGGAATCAGCGTTGAGGCAATCAAGGAAGCAACGAGAGTTGGAATTGAAGCGGCAACGAAGATACCTGGAGTTGTGAAAATAACAGCTGGAAATTACGGAGGAAAGCTTGGAAAGCATCTCATTCATCTGAATGAGCTGTTCTGA